Below is a genomic region from Fusarium oxysporum Fo47 chromosome VIII, complete sequence.
CTCGCCTCTAGAATACCAGATTGAACTGTTCGAGCGCGCTAAAGAGAGAAACCTCCTTGTGGTGTTGCCTACAGGTATGTTTCGCTACCAATCTGGAGGCTCGCTAATAGTGTAGGTACTGGCAAAACACTCATCTCCGCCTTGCTGCTACGACATCACCTCGAACAAGAGCTGGAAGCTCGAGCCATCGGAAAGCCCAAGAAAGTCGCCTTTTTCCTAGTAGAAAAGGTCGCCCTCTGTGTTCAGCAACATGCAGTCCTCAGCTGCAACCTCGGGGCCCACCCTGTCACCAAGTTCGTAGGCCATATGAAAGGCATGACGAAGACCAAAGAATACTGGGATGAGAAGTTTGGCGAAAACATGGTTGTGGTCTGCACTGCTCAGATCCTCCTCGACTGCCTCACTTGCGgcttcatcaccatgtcCCGGATAAATCTTCTCATATTCGACGAAGCACACCacacaaagaagaagcaccCGTACGCTCGAATTATGGATGGGTATTATTGCAAACACGAAGGCGAAAAACCTCGCATACTGGGAATGACTGCTTCGCCTGTGGACGCGCGCACCAAGGACGTGAGAGACACTGCCCTGGAGCTTGAGAGGTCTCTTGACAGCCAGATTGCAACGATTTCGGATGAGGTGCTGATGGAAACCATGCACCGAAAGAAGCAAACCGAAGAAACTGTCAACTACAGCAGGCCTGAAGCTCCCGATGATACAAAGACGCATCTATGGGAGCAGATCTTTGCCCTAGTTTCTCGCAACGAACAGTTCAAGTTGTCGCTCGAATTCACAAAAGAGGCCTCGTCAGTCCTCGGTACTTGGTGTGCGGACCGATATTGGGAGCTCGCAATGACAGATCTCGAGACTGAACGGCTCGCAGCCAGAACTAGTCGGGAATTTGTTGGAGACATTGCAGTAACAAGAGCAGATCTAGCAACAGAGGCCGTCCGGCGTGTCCAGGACATTGTTCAGGCTCACAAGTTCGGTGCAATCGACCCAAAGGCCGAAGGGCTCTCGGCCAAGGTGAAAAGTCTCCATGAGATCTTGTCGCACGCTTTCACAATGGATGGCACCAAGCGTTGCATTGTTTTTGTCGAGAAGCGATACACAGCCCGTTTACTTTCGGATCTCTATAGCCAACCTTCCATGAGGATCCTAGGAATGTCTGCTTCATATATGGTGAGTAGTAGCCTTTCGGGTTGACTTTGTTAATAAATTGCAGGTTGGCTGTCAATCAACCAATTCGAGCTTCGGCACCATGTCGTTTCGAGAACAAGTCCTGGCTCTCCACGAATTCAAGCGCGGCAATACCAACTGCCTTTTCACAACACCCGTTGCAGAAGAGGGCATCGATGTTCCAGATTGCGACCTTGTTATTCGTTTCGATCTCTACAACTCCGTCATACAATATTTGCAATCCAAAGGACGCGCTCGACAAGCACGCTCTCGATATATCACCATGATGGAGGAGGGAAATTTGACACATATTCGAAGTGCGAAACAAGCATTGAGAGATTCACAAGCTCTGGAGAAGTTCTGTCTCTCTCTTTCTGCTGACCGAaaacttcatgatgatttGATAGACGAGGACatggagatgatggttgAGCGCATGCAGCATCAAGTGTACAAGATACCTTCGACGGGCGCACGCCTTACGTTTCCCGCCAGCCTTGAAATCCTGGCCAGATTTGTTTCTCACTTGTCAACTGACAGCTACGCCAAAGTTGAATACCAAGTACAGAAGGTAGGCGATCGATATCTAGCTGACGTGGTCATGCCATTACAGTCCCCGGTCAACTTTGTGAAGGGTACCCAACAGCGTAGCAAATTGCTGGCCAAGTGTTCTGCAGCATTTGAAGCCTGCAAGATACTGATCAGAGACAAACATGTTGACGGCAATCTTCAGCCGACATTCAAGAAAAAGGTTCACGCTATGCGGAACGCACGGCTAGCTGTGAGTTCACACAAGAAGGCTGACTACGACATGCGATTGCGGCCAGAGATTTGGGCTGAACGAGGGGAGTGGACTGAAAGTTTTGCGACTACAATCACCATCAAAGACGGGGACGCCCTTAGGAAGGCAATAGCCGGAGAGTCGTTGATACTTCTCTCGCGCAAGCCGATCCCGAAACTGCCAGGTGTTCCTCTATTCTTTGGCAATGGAAATTCCTCTATCGCTGAATTGACGCCTAATCAGGATGCTCTTCAACTCAGTCCTGAAGAAGCTGACGGATTGACCAAATTCACTCATCGGGTATTCGCCGATGTGTTCAGCAAAGAATACGATACCACGTCCGACCAATATCCATACCTCCTCGCACCTTATGCCGACAGTCCCCAATCAGACACTGGATCACATATTGATTGGGATGTTGTCAATCTTGTGAGCAAGAAAGAGGTGCTCGAATGGGAGAATGCGCCAGAAGACTTCTTCGTCAACAAGCTTGTGACTGATCCATATGATGGAGGACGCAAGCTTGTCATCAAAGGTATCGACAAAACGAAGAAGCCATCCGACCCAACACCCGAAGGAGTCCCCGAATCAAGAAGCAGAGCTTATAGGTCTGTGGAACCGACAATCATGCAATACAGTAACAGTCTGTATTATAAATCTCGCCAAAGGGTGAAGTGGCGAGATGATCAGCCTGTGGTCAAGGCAGAGCTTCTTTCCTTGAGACGAAACCTTCTGGATGAGTTTGAAGTTGACGAGAAGGTCAACATGGAGTGTTTCATCATTCTGGAGCCTCTCCATGTGTCCCCTGTAAGTTGAATCCCAGCCTTGATGCTTGTCTAATTTTCCCAGCTACCTATCGATGTGGTCTCTATGGCCATGGCATTTCCAGCAATCATCCACCGAATAGATTCCGTCCTGATTGTGTTGGATGCATGCAatctccttgaccttgaaattCCACCAGAACTCGCACTGGAGGCCATGACCAAAGATAGCGACAACTCTGGGGAGCATGACACAGAACAGATCAATTTCCAAACAGGCATGGGCGACAACTATGAACGGCTAGAGTTCCTCGGCGACTGTTTTCTCAAGATGGCCACCACGATCTCAATCTACACACTGATGCCTGACGGAAATGAGTGCAAATACCACGTTGAGCGCATGCTTCTCATTTGCAACCAAAACCTCTTCAATCATGCGGTTGATCGCAAACTCCAAGAGTTCGTCCGATCCAAGGCTTTTGACAGACGAACATGGTACCCCGATCTTCCACTCAGGAAAGGAAAGGCACCGAAAACTTCGATGAAGCATAATCTGGCCGACAAGACGATTGCAGACGTATGTGAAGCTCTCATTGGGGCAGCATACCTCACAAGCAAGGCCAGCAACATGGATCTGGCTGTCAAAGCCGTGACACGAATGACCAAGTCAAAGAACCACAGGATGAAGGCTTTCAAAGATTACTATAAAGCCTACAAGGTGCCTGAGTGGCAGGAAGGTAATGCGTCCGCCTCTCAACGCAGCCTTGTGCAAAAGGTGGCACAAGCTACAGGATATCGCTTCAAGTCTGCACAGCTTGTCCAGAGTGCATTCAAACATCCTTCGTGGCCATATGAGTCTGTCCCAGATTATCAGCGCCTCGAATTTCTGGGCGATTCACTTCTCGACATGGCCATCGTCGATTATCTCTATCAAAACTTCCCCAGAGCAGACCCTCAGTGGCTGACGGAACacaagatggccatggtATCGAATCAGTTCCTTGGATGCCTCTGCGTTAAGCTTGGTCTGCACCAACACCTACTCTCCAGCACATCGAGTCTTCTCAGCCAAATCCGCGATTATGTCGTCGAACTCGAAGTTGCTGAAGAAAATGCTCGCAAGGAAGCGAAAGAAGATGGGACTCCCATGCGCAAGGACTTCTGGCTGAAGGTGGACTCGGCACCCAAGGTTTACGCCGATGTGATTGAAGCTCTTGTTGGAGCCATGTTTGTCGATACCAAGTACAAATTTTCGGTCGTCGAGAATTTCTTCACCAAGTTCATCCAGCCATATTTCCAAGACATGAGATTATACGACACTTTTGCGAACAAACACCCAGTCACTTTTCTCTCCAAGAAGATGCATCAGGAATTTGGTTGCACAAACTGGCGCATCAGCGCAGAGGCTGTACCATGCAGTGCAGATCAAGGCATAGCGGCGCTGAAAGATACCGAAATGTGCGCTGTTTTCATGGTGCATCAAAAGGTTATCGTGGATGACACATCTGAGAGTGGGAGGTATTCTAAGCAGCGTGCCGCGACGAAAGCGCTCGAGATACTTGATTCGTTTggtgaggatgttgaggcgGCGAAGAGGTTTTTGGGGTGTGATTGTCAGCTTGGAGGAGgggatgttgaggttgatcaTGGAACAGCTGTTTGAGCTGAAGTCGGCACTAGAATTGGAGGGCATGTGTTTCAGAGACATAAAGCGCTTCATAGCGTTAGAAGCGTAGACAAAGATCATAGAGCAATTAAAATGTTGCGTTGATGTGTTCTTGGTGCCCTGAGTGCATCGCTGAGAGCCTTGATTGAGCTAGCTTCTCCTCCGACCAAGGCTCCAGACATGATAAAATATCTCATATCCAAAGTATCATAAGAATTAATCCATTTCGACTTGTATATAATCCCATTCGTAACTATTTGGCCCTCTCAGGTACAATACTAGAGAGCCCCCGTCTATCAGGCATCACATACCCATCCCTCGCCTCAACACTCCCCCACAACTGCGGCGAATAATACACAAACGGTAAATCCTCAAACGCCAAACCCGAATTCCCCTTAATAAACTCCTCAAATCCCATGTCTTTCCGTCCCGCCAGTGCAATTTGGATCTGCTGTACCCAGAACATAGCCTGTGTCAAACCAGTCCATTTCGCAATCTCCAGCGCCGTTGACGAAGCTAGCGAAGCATCACCGCGTTTTGTGCTCGTAGCGGTAGATTTGGTCTTTTCTGTAAGACGGTTGAATAGGAAACGGATGAGGCTCGCGTGGCTGGCGACGTTGAGTTCGGACTCTGGGATGAGTTTTGCTTCGTCGACGAGGAGTGCTGCTAGAAAGTCTAGGTCATCAGGGGGTGGGAGGTCTGTATTCGTTGAGCGGTGGTTCATGGAGTTTATCATTTGTGAACGAGCGAGGTCTTTTCTTGCTTGTGACGGTAAACCGAAGATATTGGGGAGAGGTTTCTTGTCGGGGTTGACGAATGTCATTCGAGCGGCGATGCTCTCCCACGTTGATTGGGAGTAATGCTCCCTCCACTCATCACCCTTAATGTCGAACAGAGACTTAAACGCCTCGTAAGTGGTAAATTGGCTTTCGGACGATTCAACCTCCAAGGAGCGGGTATAGGCGTGAATGATCTGAATCCAGAAATACGCCTGTGTCTCAGAGTACGGAGGAACCGAAGAATCCGAAGCCCTCAAACGCATAGTCGAAGACTGCAGTGCTTCAAGAGCCTGTTTAACAACTCCTCCCCGTCTAAGCTTTGACGAAAGAGTCTTTTGAACCACCGAAAACGCAAATCGAGGCAGCCGATCAACATCGTTCACAGCTTTCTCTCGCAAAGGCGCAGAAGTGGCCTGCTTAATAGTGGGAAGAGGCTTAAAGTCAGGAAGACTATAGTGATCCCGAGCTAGCTGCGAGAACAATAGGTTCTTGGAGTAGTATGATCTCCAGAGGCCCGAGTTCATGAGATGTGGTGCTGAGAAGACGATGTCGGCGTAGTCTTCTCGAGAGGGGAATTTGTCGAGGTGTGCTTTTGCTTGGTATCCTATTGCAGCGACTTGTATTTGATGAAGCCAGAATATCGTCATCGTTCTAAATAGTCAGTCATCAGAAATAGGGAGTGGATGGGTGACACACTTGTGCGCTGTGTTGCGAAACCTCTCAGGATTTCCCTCCCGCAGCCGATTCAAATGCTTCATAAACTCATCAGCACACTCCAACAATCCCAATCCTTTACCGAAACAATCGTGCATGACGAAGAAACCCGCCCTGAGATGAGTGAAATGATCCCACCCCTCCAAAGTTCCATCTAGAAACGATTCCCAGAACGTCTTGGCATCAGCACTCTCAGCATTAGCCGTTCGAATCCTATTGCGAAGTTCCTCTTCACTCGGCCCTTTCTCCCTCTGTTCAATCTCAGCTTTCGTATCCTTACCTGCGTTCTTCGGTTTCAACGTCTTTCGTATCTCATCCATGACGTTATGAACCTGGCAACCCCATAGGGCACTTAGACCAGAATTATCCAGGATCTTTATATCGAGCTTATCAGCATATGgcttgatctcagcttctATCTTAGCCTTTAGTTCTTTTACGACTTTTGGTCGTTCTTCTTCCGAGAGGAGGTCTtgtttgttgaagatgataaACATGTGCTTTGCCTCGTATTCAAGCATCATATTCATTCCCATGCGGAGATACTCAAGCGAGAACTCAACACGATCAGGATCTGCGTCGGTGCAGCTTTGAATGAATACTAGGAAGCGATCTTGGGCCATGTAGTGTCGTATGAGAGGACGAATGGCATCACAGCCTAGATTGTTAGCTGAGATCGTGGGCCACAGAGGATAGCTTACCTCCAACGTCCCAGAGGGTAACTTTCTCTCCATCAGGACAGTCTATAGTCTCGACATTGAAGCCAATTGTCGGAAGGGCCTGCACAGCTTCATTAAACTTGAGTCTGTATAGAAATGTTGTTTTACCGGATGCGTCATTGCCTAGAACGAGGCCGACATGTTCGCGGCCTCCGCCCAAGAGCCAACGAGCGATGCCTGGGACATTAGCATTGAAACGACCACTGCTTACAATAAAACTTACGCATGATTATTGAGGATTGAATTGAGTTGAGGATTAAGCAGAAACAGAAATAACAGGCTCTTTTATATGTTATTCAAAGTCGCTGCCTTGAAGTGGGGAGCTGAGATTAGACGTGGCTTCAAGAATCtgccttgctcttcagcttctcaaaaTAACTACGCTAAGCGTCCACTCCAGCCCCTCAGATTCTAGTTCGACAACGAGGTAATGCTTTACAGTCTTCGTGAGAAGATTGAACTATACTATTCATTTCCATGCAAATCTAGTCCACCATGCTCCAGCCTTGGGTATCAATCCTAATCCATAGACCCAGCAAGCGCAACAGCACTAAACCTCAAATCCTTACCCTCCCTCTCCAAAAACTTCAACGCCCCCAGCGCCAGGCCCTTTGGACTCAGCACATCCTCGTTATCCTCCAGATCGCCTCGTCGAATAGGTCCTTTTCGCCGTCCGTCGAGTTCCCACAATCCACCGTCTGTGCCCTTGGCGAAGCATACATAGTGTAGCTCCACGTCGTCTTCTGCAGCGGGCGCGGGTGTGTCGCCTTGTGTAGCAGCTTCTTTATGCGCAGTCGCGAGATCAGGTGTCGTTTCGAGAACTTTTGCGCGGCCGTGGGGACCAAGAGGGATACTCTTCTTGATCAATACATCAAGCGTAGAATCCTCCTCTACCAGACGTTAGCCTCATTCTTTTCCCCCAGCAAATAAACATACCGATGAAATTTCGAGCATTTCCATTGCTGACAGCATGCAACAAGCCCATCAACCCACAGGCATTCCTGATTGTCTGCGGCCACCAGAGCACAGGCTCCGTATCCCCCTTGCCCTTGTACTCATCGGCTAGACTATCCTCGGCCATGCGGTGACTCTCGTACACAGCGCTAACAGGGAACACGAGCAGCAGAGCGAGCGCGGGGCGGGGTATAAAGGCGAGCAGGTCTGGATCGGTGAGGGAGTAGACGTCGTGCATTGCGAGAGCGTTTGAGACGCCGAGTTTGTGGATGAGGGTTGTCATTAGCTCGGGGTTGGCTTCGAGAGGGATGAAGGCCGGGCGGGAGTCGGAGGGGTTGGggtctgttgttgaagacATTTTGACGGTTGCTGGCGTATCTTGCGAGGTTGTAATGGTGCTGAGATGTGTTGGTGATTGTTAAGCTGCTGATGACGGAGGGAAGAAATGCCCCACGTTAAGTTGGCGGGGTGGCTTTACTGATGACGTCGCCTAAACACCTCACTAGCCTTACGGCCTGTATGGCATCCTCGGCATACCAACGTTTTTGGTCAGCACTGTAACGATTGCGCTATTGTTTGGGTTATGCATAAAGCCCCCATATAAAAAGTTTCagaattaataaaagaagcAACTTCTATGAAAACAACTCTCAGCTATAATATCAGGCATTATAGAGCGTCATGGAAGAGCACACTGAGTTTGTTGCACAGTTCTAGGGTAGCCACAGCTAAACATGGAGTTTATCTCTCACTCATTTAATGATATTTTAGTCCCTCCAATCCCTAAAGACACAGACAATCATCAGCCTTGACCGCAGATCCCATTCTCCTAATATTTTCCTAGTCTCTTGATCAGCGCTGCCATATTTAGTCTGTTGCTAGTTTGATTGTGTCACTTCAACACGAGAAACAGATCCGAAACGATCTATAGTTACATGGGTGGCTgcaagaaaaagcaaaatgATAGCTATGTAACCCTTCTGTTATAGCAATCCAGGCTTATAGAAACATGATTGAAACGATATAAACATCAATGACACCATCACATGTCGTAGATAACTGGTGAGGTTTATATCACACCTTTTGAGCTCGTCAATAAAGGGTTTGTCCCGTGCACAGAGATAAAAAGATCACAGATTGGCCCCGACGCGCGGAACCGGTCTCGCACTAAGTGTACTAACAAGTCAATGATTGAGATCTTCTTGTACAATGTGACCTCACCATGAATAGTCCGTCAATTTCTCCGTCCCTCACTCCGTATCCGTACTACAAGCGCTCAGTCTCCATAACACAAACAAGTATCTCCAGAGCATACCTAGAGGTAGTATTTAATACCAAGAGGTGGTATCTAACACAAACACAAACGCAACGCATACACAAAGAACATGGCAATTTAACTCGCGAGCATCATCAAACTCAAAAATCAGCAGCGGCCCGTCCCCGTGTCCGTAGAATGTAACCGTATTATTCTCCCACTGTAACATGGACAAGGCCATTGTGATAATCGACCCAATGACTCGGATGCCGACATTCTGTCTCGGAAAATGCGATACTACGGCGCAATTATTCGCGTTGGATCTGTAAGTTCGCCTATCCTCACCGGATATCTCCTTTTGATCGCTTACAGTCATGACTCGATTGGTGTCCGCGTTTACTTCAGGCTGCGTATCAGGTAAGCATGCAGCTTCTCTTGAGAAGAGTCTATCACTGCTTAATTCGGAGTCATCGCCACGCCGTTTTGATGGCGTCAGTCGGTTAAACCCCAGATGGCAGTTGAACAAGCCCTCTTTCTGAACTGTTCATCATGTTTAGATCTcatttgttgatgatattttCCGTGACACTTCTGAAGCCCCTGAGTGGGAAGAATAGTGGTCCCTGCATCCGTCCATATCGGTCCAGGCTGTTCCAGGGATACACAGTTCGGCTCAGGTTCAGGGGTGATGCAAGTCAGACGCCCCCTGACCTGAGTGTGATCCTGGGGGTTAATCGGCCACTCTCCCGTTGACGATCTACTCTGTAAAGGGTGTGAAGATGTCTCAACTTAGATATGAGATGTTTGAGTTAGTGTAGAGACAATTCCACGTCGAGGTATTCTCTTCATTCATGACCAAGACACagcatcccatcccatcatcCCATCATCCCATCATACCCCCTCTTCAACTCTTTCAACCCCCGAGATCCATCGTGGCCTGTCACTCTCCGCTAGCACCCTCCACTCCAAACATGGTGCATGGATCCCTTCCTCTCGTTCGTTGGCGTCATCCACCCCTGTCCCCCCCAGACCAAGCGTCTTGTCTGTTTTAGGCCAAGGATGATGTCCGTACCTTTCTTCcaaagaagcttctcaaaccAAACAGCGAGGAATAAAACAAAAGACCAGACCTCCCACCGGTGATCTCCTCCTAAACTTTAAAGCCACAGGACACTGAAAAAAACAGGTTCCGTTCACTGGGCTTGCATTAGTCTCACGTTTTCAGTTGGGCGGTTTTGATACGGTACTTATAAGCGCCTggttttcctttttcttttgcgCCCCGATTGTGCGTACTCTTTTTCATTTCAGATCGGAATGCGAAGATCTCATCTCGAAAAGCGCTGAGGTGTCCCTTTGACTTGGAGTCTCTCAAAATACCGCGAATCATTTCTTTGATGCCGACCTGCCGCATGGCAGGTTAAGGCGATCATCATGGGCTTCTTTAGCAATATCTTTGCGCGAAAGAATGGGAACAGGGCTTCGCTCAAGGGCCAAGCATACAATTCGACTGTAGCGTCGATTCCACCAGTTCAAGGTAAACACCGCAATCGATATCTCGGGTTCTTTGTCTAATAATATCAGGAACATATCCAGTCGCTGGGAATGGTCCGAACGTATTGGATCAGCTGCAACGAGCAGCCAGAAAACGCAGCCAAGCCCAATTATCAACGGTATCACAAGATCCAGCCGCGCCGCCTCCCATGGTCCCCCGATTCAGAGGCCCATCTCCCTCCCGcccaacaacagcaccaaACCAAGCCAACAGTCTCTCATCCCGCCCACTCTCCCTCTCACGCAGTATCCGAAGCTCCAACTCAGCATGGAGTGTCCCAGAGCGACCAACGCGAGGTCGCGAACGACCACCGCCCGTACCATCAATTCCCACACACCATCGTCGTGAGAGCTCAACAGATTCAGCGCATGATAAGCGGAATTCTTTTATAGACATTCTCGATGCGCAGGGAGAATTTAGGCCTTCGAATTTTCGATCGCGGGTTGCTGCTTCGGGGGCGAGGGAGTATGGGGAGGACGTTGCGGAGAGGAATATTGGCGAGAATGGCGTGAACCTTAACAGCGCTGCTGCAAAGGCATTTTATCGACTTTCTGGGGGACGGGAGTTGCAGTCGTTTGAgtatgaagaagacgaggatgattCTGCGCCTGCGCCGGGTGTTCCGCATGGTGATCTGGGGACGATACGGGAGGCTTGGTCAAGACCGTCGAGTTCATCGGCATGGAGATCATTTTCTGGATCAATTGGTAATGACCTGCTAAGATCAGGGAAGTCAAATCGACGAGAGTCACAATCGAATCTCAATCCAGGAACATTATCGATGCGGGATCGGAGAAGGTCGTTCAACGCTTTTGCTTCTCCATCAGAACCCGAACCTCAACCTCGCAAGCCTAGGCCCATGAGTCTACATCCTTCACTATCCAGTGGTTTAACATACGAggcttcatcctcaccaccGCCGGTTCAAAGATCCCGACCAAAGACGAGCG
It encodes:
- a CDS encoding ADP-ribosylation factor family-domain-containing protein yields the protein MRIARWLLGGGREHVGLVLGNDASGKTTFLYRLKFNEAVQALPTIGFNVETIDCPDGEKVTLWDVGGCDAIRPLIRHYMAQDRFLVFIQSCTDADPDRVEFSLEYLRMGMNMMLEYEAKHMFIIFNKQDLLSEEERPKVVKELKAKIEAEIKPYADKLDIKILDNSGLSALWGCQVHNVMDEIRKTLKPKNAGKDTKAEIEQREKGPSEEELRNRIRTANAESADAKTFWESFLDGTLEGWDHFTHLRAGFFVMHDCFGKGLGLLECADEFMKHLNRLREGNPERFRNTAHKTMTIFWLHQIQVAAIGYQAKAHLDKFPSREDYADIVFSAPHLMNSGLWRSYYSKNLLFSQLARDHYSLPDFKPLPTIKQATSAPLREKAVNDVDRLPRFAFSVVQKTLSSKLRRGGVVKQALEALQSSTMRLRASDSSVPPYSETQAYFWIQIIHAYTRSLEVESSESQFTTYEAFKSLFDIKGDEWREHYSQSTWESIAARMTFVNPDKKPLPNIFGLPSQARKDLARSQMINSMNHRSTNTDLPPPDDLDFLAALLVDEAKLIPESELNVASHASLIRFLFNRLTEKTKSTATSTKRGDASLASSTALEIAKWTGLTQAMFWVQQIQIALAGRKDMGFEEFIKGNSGLAFEDLPFVYYSPQLWGSVEARDGYEWDYIQVEMD